The following proteins are co-located in the Gossypium hirsutum isolate 1008001.06 chromosome A02, Gossypium_hirsutum_v2.1, whole genome shotgun sequence genome:
- the LOC121212055 gene encoding uncharacterized protein, translating to MPPRVIIQRPAVFPYKNSKKVPWNYDCSVMMPGKESPVDASIEDQDKGFYTRSGRRYDTANEEVQPTKGKAQVVEEMKGKATKPINEPVNEEEAKEFLKFLKHSEYSVVEQLRKQLARISVLALLLSSEVHRSALMKVLNETYVANDISVNKLDRLVNNISAENYIFFNDDEIPSGGMGSTKALHITTRYKWYTLSGVLIDNGSALNILPLITLNRLPIDSFHIKECQNIVKAFDGTERKVMGRIEVPLQIGPNTYEVDFLVMDIKPSYNCLLGRPWIHSTGAVPSSLHQKLKLVSEGRLIMIKAEEDIIATVSNNAPYLEIDDEAIECSFRSLEFFNAMFITEGSKILVPKLSKITRMSLQLMIGRGALPGRGLAKHLQGRVKTSMPKDKRDRFGLGFKPDVKQKRMELEKKQKRRRARLTGKEIKWEPITFPHISKTFVSGGIIHPERNTPMTGAIEERLKSLDINVICEEETGRENLSGICLCKPGSVLDNWTAEEIPVAF from the coding sequence ATGCCAccgagggtcataatccaaagacCTGCAGTTTTCCCTTACAAAAACAGCAAAAAGGTCCCATGGAATTATGATTGCAGTGTGATGATGCCGGGAAAAGAGAGCCCGGTTGACGCTTCAATAGAGGACCAAGACAAGGGTTTCTATACACGTAGCGGGAGGCGTTACGATACGGCGAATGAGGAGGTGCAGCCCACAAAAGGAAAAGCCCAGGTGGTTGAGGAAATGAAGGGAAAAGCAACCAAACCTATTAATGAGCCAGTTAACGAAGAGGAGGCGAAggagtttttaaaattcctaaagcatAGCGAATACAGCGTGGTGGAACAGCTACGTAAACAACTAGCCCGTATTTCGGTGTTGGCCTTACTTCTAAGCTCGGAAGTTCATCGTAGCGCGCTAATGAAGGTCTTAAACGAGACATACGTTGCTAATGACATCTCCGTTAACAAGCTGGACCGTTTGGTGAACAACATAAGTGCCGAAAATTATATCTTCTTTAATGACGACGAGATACCATCCGGGGGCATGGGGTCGACTAAAGCTTTGCATATCACCACGCGCTATAAATGGTACACGCTGTCAGGCGTACTGATTGACAATGGGTCGGCTTTGAACATCCTGCCTTTGATCACGCTGAATAGATTACCTATAGATAGCTTTCACATAAAGGAGTGTCAGAACATCGTAAaagcatttgatggcacggagAGAAAGGTGATGGGTAGAATCGAGGTACCTCTTCAGATTGGGCCAAAcacatatgaggtggatttcctCGTAATGGACATCAAGCCCTCATACAATTGCTTGTTGGGAAGGCCCTGGATACATTCGACTGGGGCAGTGCCTTCCTCGTTGCATCAGAAATTGAAGCTAGTATCGGAAGGGAGATTGATAATGATCAAGGCTGAGGAGGATATTATTGCAACTGTGAGCAATAATGCACCTTATTTGGAGATAGATGATGAAGCAATCGAATGCTCATTTCGATCTTTGGAATTTTTTAATGCGATGTTCATCACCGAGGGAAGCAAAATTCTGGTGCCAAAATTGTCCAAAATCACGAGGATGAGCCTCCAACTGATGATCGGAAGAGGGGCCCTACCCGGAAGGGGACTTGCAAAACATCTGCAAGGAAGGGTTAAAACATCAATGCCGAAAGACAAGAGAGACCGCTTCGGTTTAGGATTTAAGCCGGATGtaaaacaaaagagaatggagctggaaaagaagcaaaaaagaagaagagctCGATTAACGGGGAAAGAAATCAAGTGGGAACCAATTACATTCCCCCATATATCGAAAACATTTGTGTCCGGGGGAATTATTCATCCCGAGAGAAACACACCAATGACGGGAGCTATAGAAGAAAGGCTGAAAAGCTTAGACATCAACGTCATATGCGAAGAGGAGACTGGAAGAGAGAATTTGTCGGGTATTTGCCTCTGCAAGCCTGGAAGTGTCCTGGACaactggactgcggaagagattcctgtagctTTTTGA